The following is a genomic window from Acidimicrobium ferrooxidans DSM 10331.
GAACGCCGTGCAGCCGAACCAGTTGGTGAGCCCGACGTCGGTGGCGTCGACCACGTCGAGCTCGCGGGGCAGACGGCTAGCGGTCTCGTGCGCCCGAAGCGCCACTGAACGAGGCAGGGGGCGAGTTGCAGGCTCGGATTGCGGACCGTCGCGTGTCGTCTCGTGTCCCGTCGCATCCCGCGCCAGCTATGGGGGCACGGGGAGCTGCGGACGCGGCCGGTCGCGGAGAGGCTCGTTGCGCCCTTGGTACGGGTACTGATCGTCGTTCAGGGGGCCTGAGCCGATGGACAGGTGGAGCCTCGGACGATCGAGGTGCGCGTGCGGTGCGCCCGAGCGATCGGTGCGACCCCGAATGCGTGCGTTGCGTGGCCACGTCAAGGAGTCGCAGATCACACTGATCGTCTCATCTTCCGCACGCGTCGGACGCCGTCGTCATGTGTCGAGATCATGCGCTTGACGTCGAGGTTCCCGGGTTCGGAGCGCGCACATCGCGGGCGTGATCGGTGGTGAAGCCCGGCTGCTCGCGAGCTTCGATGCAGTCCTGGTCGTGCCCCTGTGGCGCGTCGTTCGGGTGGCGTCGCGCCGTTCGGCCGTGGGCTTCGGGAATGAGTAGCGAGCCCGGCATGGTTGTTCGATGGTCCGTGTGAGCTTCGATGGCTCAGCTACGATCGTCGAGACCGGTGATCGCAGCGAGCAGGCTCTCGACTGTGAACTCGGACGTCGGGGCGTCACGTACCACTCGACCGAGCCGCAACACGATGATCCGGTCGCAGACCTCCAGCACGTGGGGGAGCGTGTGGGAGATGAAGAGGACGCTGAGCCCACGGTCGCGCGCCGCGCGGATGACCTTGAGCACCTCGAGGCTCTGGCGTGCTCCGAGGTGGTTCGTGGGTTCGTCGAGGATGATGACATGGCGAGCCCAGGTGATCGTGCGCGCGATGGCGACCGCCTGGCGCTGTCCGCCGGAGAGCTCGGCGACCGTGCGGCCCATGCCCTCGATGGTGATGCCGACACGCTGGAGTTCGGCGAGGGCCTCGCGCTCCATGCTTCGCTGATCGACGAAGCCGAGCCTGCCGAGCAACCCACGCCGACGTCGCTCACGGCCGAGGAAGAGGTTCGATCCGATGGAGAGATCCGGTGCGAGTCCGGAGTCCTGGTAAAGGGTTTCGATACCGGCGGTTCGCGCCTCGCGGGGTGAGCGCCAGTGTCGTTGCTCGCCGTCGACCCAGATCTCGCCCTTGTCGGGTTCGAGGACGCCCGAGATCGTCTTGATGAGGGAGGACTTGCCGGCACCGTTGTCGCCGACGATGCCGATGACCTCGCTCGGGTACACCTGGAGGCTGACGTCCTCGAGGGCGACCACGGATCCGTAGGTGAGCGAGAGGTGGCGCAGTTCGAGCACCGGTTGGCGCGTCGTCGTGGTGCTGGTCATGTGGTCATCCTCCCGGTCGCGTTCGAACGACGTCGGAGCGTCTGGAGCAGCGCCGCGAGGGCGATAATTGCGCCAACGACGACTTGAATCCATGTCGGGGCCACGTTGATGAAGATGAGGCCGTCGCTCACCACGGTGAGGAGAGCCGCGCCGAGGATCACACCCCACCACCTGCCGACGCCGCCGTAGAGGGAGGCGCCGCCGATCACGACCGCGGCGATGGCGAGCAGATTGGCCGAGTTGCTGACCTCGGTCGTCGGGGCGGCCGAGCCGGATCGGATGTAGAAAAACATCCCGGTGAGTCCAGCGAGGACCCCCGAGAGGATGTAGATCGAGGCGACGTGACGGCGGGTCTTGATGCCGGCGGCAAGGGCAGCAAACTCGTTCGAGCCGATCGCGTAGGTGTAGCGCCCATAGACGGTGAAGTGCAAGACGACGCCGAGCACGATCGCGATCACGATCACGATGATGTCGAGCCAGGTGAACAGGCTGATGCCCGAGGTGCTCCAGACGATGGCCCGCGGATCGTAGCCCACCGGCGCTCCGTTGGAGATCACGAGTGCGAGGCCGGCCCCTGCGCTGTAGGTGATGAGGGTCGCCACGAACGGCACCAGGCGGAACACCGTGATGAGCAACGCGCTGATGGCTCCGGCGACTGCCCCGAGGCCCGCGCACAGGATCGTGCCGAGCACCAAGATGACGGCGAGGTTGTCGCCGTGGGTGACGAGTGGCTGGATCCATCCCGCCACGATCACCCCGGTGACCGCGGCGGTCGATCCGACGGCGAGGTCGATGCCACCAGCGATGATGACGAACGCCTCGGCGATGGCGATCATGACGAGACCGCTGAAGTCGGTGAGCAGGTTCGTGAACTCGCCGATCCGGAAGAAGAGCGTGTTGCGGGCACCGAAGAACAAGATCAGTGCAATGAGTACCACGACGAGCACGAACTGCTGGTTGGTGACGATACGCCGCAAGGTTGGCGTCGTCGGTCGGCTCGTCACGGCCGCTGGGGCCGCGTCGTCATCACGCGTCAGGCTCACGTCAACTCCTCCCGCCAGGGCTCATGGCAACCACGAGATGCGTGTGTCTCCCCGGCCCCGGGGGTTGGGTACCGGGGAGACACGTGCGCGTCGAGCTAGCTCTGGACGTACTGGTACTTCTGGAGGATGCTCTGTGGTGTCGAGGGCGTGAGCAAGATGTTCGGGATGAGCTGCAGGTGGGGCACCGGCTTGTGGTGCAGTGCGTCCACGGCGTACTCGATGATCAGCTTGCCCTCGAGGGTCGGCTGCTGGGAGATGATCGCCGAGAGCGACCCCTGTCCGCCCGCCTCCATCGACTGGATGTTGGTCGCGTAGGCGTCGTAGCCCACGATCTTCACGTTCGCGCCTTCGGCGCCGGCCGCCTTGACAGCTGCGCTCGCACCTTCTGCATCCGTGCCATCCACCGCGAAGATGCCGTCGAGGTGGTGGGCGCTGATGTCCTGGGCGAACCCAGACTGCGCGACGCTCGGCTCCGACTCGCTCACGACGTCATTGAGCACCTGGATGTTCGGGTAGTGCGCCTTGATCTCGGCCTTGAAGCCCGCGACGCGTTGGGCGTCGGTGGTGGTGGTCAGCGACGAGACGCCGACCGCAACCGTGCACGGGTTGGACGCGGTGCAGTTCTTTGCGTAGTCCATGGCGGAGGCCAGTGCTTGGGCCGCCGTCTCGCCACCTTGGTAGTTGTCACCGGTGACCCAGGAGGTGATCATGCTCTGGTCCGACGATCCGGAGTCGACGTTGAGGACCTTGATACCTTCCTTGACGGCCTCTTGCATGTAGGTGTTCAAGGCCTTCGGATCGGTGGGCGCGACCACGATGGCGTTCGGATGCAGCGCGAGGACCTGCTGCAGGATCGGGATCTGCGTCGCTGGCGAGTAGTCGACCGGGTCGCCCTGCCAGACGAGCTTCACGCCGAGCGCCTTGGCTTCGGCGGCCGCGCCGACGTACATCGACTGGAAGAACGGATCGGCTTCTGCGCCGACGACGAAACCGATGGTGGTGCCGCTGCTCGAGGCCGTCGTGGACGACGACGTCGTGGACGAGGACGACGACGTGGATCCACACGCGGCAGCCAGGAGCGATGCGCCAGCGAGCACCGCGCCGACGACGGCTGGCCGACGCCAGGTCCGAAGAGACCGAGTCATGAATTCCCCCTTCTCCCACGCGGGACGTGCTCTCCGTTCCGCGGTTGGGTGTGAGACTAGCGGGCTCTGATATCGTTGTCAACGACCATCGGGCGCGGGGATCTCACCCGATCCTCGAGCGACGAGGCGCCACGGTGCGTACGCGGTCTGGATGGGGAGCGATGGGTCGTCCATCCGTGCGAACAGCAGGGAGGCGGCGAGCGCTCCGATCTGCTCGACCTCCTGGCTGATGACACTGACGGGCGGGTCGAGGAGGTCGGCGAGGTCGAAGTCGTCGAAGCCGATCAGCGCGACGGATCGCTCGAGCCCTGCGGCGCGCAGTGCGTAGATGACACCGATGGTGATGAGGTTCTGACCCGCGAGTATGGCAGTTGGCGGGTGCGGGCCAGCGAGGAGTTCACGGGTGCGCTCGGCGGCCTCGCCGACGGAGTGCACGTCCATGACCGCGAGGCGCGGATCGATCACTAGACCGCCAGCGACCAGGCCGTCGAGGTAGCCAAGCCTCCGGTCGACGGCGGTGGCGATCGTGGAGAGATCGCCGAGAAAGGCGATGCGCCGATGACCGTGGGCGATGAGGTGCTCGACGGCGGCTCGCGCGCCAGCGCGATTGTCGATGAGGACGGCGTCGGCATCGAGATGGCGCGGGGGTCGATCGACGAAGATGACCGGGACGGACGCGCGCTGAAGCTCGGCAAGGTAGTGGTGGTCGTCGGCGGCCGGTTCGACGACGATGCCGTCGACGCCGTGGCGCCACATCGCTGCGACGAGCTGGCGTTCTCGGTCGGGGCGCTCCTCGTGGCTCGCGGCGAGCACCGAGACGCCGCGATCGCGCGCGGCCAGCTCGATCATGCGGAGGATCCGCGCTGGGTGGGGGTTCGAGAGATCGTCGAAGATCGCGGCGATCGTGGAGGAGCGTCGATCGAGACGACGCAGCGAGCGCGCGGAGAGGTTGGGCTCGTAGCGTAACTCACGGATCGCGGCGCGCACGCGCTCGGTGACCTCGGCCGTGACGCCTGGCTCGTCGTTGACGACGCGCGACACCGTCTTCAGCGAGACCCCCGCGCGATGGGCGACGTCCTTCATCGTGGCTCGAGCCTTCGGGGTCGGGCGCGTGAACTCGGTCGTCACGGTGCTCCTTCGTGGTCCGGTGCCCAACGGGTACGAGTGCTCATTGGTCGACTCGCGCTCAGCATAGGCAGCTCGGCCTGGTGCGTCGAGGCACGTCCCGAGCTCGGGCCTCCTCAGGACTCCTAGGTCCAAGTCGACGTCGGCACCGATCGCCTCGGTGGGTCGGCGCCTCGGCGGGTGCAGGTCTCGCGAGCGACCTCGATGCCGTCGCGCACGGCCGCGAGCACAAACTCGGTGTCGTCGACCGTGCGCCGGCCGTGGTAGGCGAACGTCGCGGCGACGGTGCCGGTGAGCGCGTCGCCCGCGCCGACGGTGTCGACGACGCGGACCGGAGCGACGGGAAGCTCGACCACGCGACCGTGTACCGAGACGAGGACGGGGCCTGCCCCCTGGCTCATGATGACAGCGGCTGGTCCCGAGGTCGCGAGATGGGCGAGGGCCTCGGCCACGGTCACGTCCGGCTCGAGCCAGCGGAGGTCGTCGTCGGAGGCCTTGACGATGTCGGCATGGGCGATGGCCTCGTGGAGGCGCTCGCGATAGCGCTCGGGGCTCGCGACCGCACTCGGACGTACGTTGAGGTCGACGATGCGCAACGATGCGGCGCAGGCACGAAGGACCTCGACGACGCTCGTTGCGAGCGTGTCGAGCGCGAGGGCGAGACCACCGGTGACGAGGACGTCGCCGGCGTGCGCGGCGTCGTTCACGCGATCGTGGCCCACCGGGTCGTCCAGGGCCGTGCCCTCGAGGTAGAAGCGGTAGTCGGCGACGCCGTCGTCGAGGGTCGCGAGCGCGAGCGTCGTCGGCAGCCGCGAGCGCCACGAGAAGCCGAGGTCGACCCCGTCGTCGCGGAGAAAGCGCAGGAGGCGCTCACCGAGGGGATCGTCGCCGACGCCGGTCGCGAGCGTGACCGGCACGCCGTGGCGAGCGATGGTGCGAGCGACGTTCGCGGGTCCACCACCGGGCGTGAACGATGGCGAGCCCGACCCTGGAAGGAGGCAGTCGAAGAGTGCCTCGCCGATGACGACAGCCTGAGACGTGCTCGGGGAGCCTAGCTGCGAGCTGGCTCGATCACGACGTGGAAGGCAAGCTCGGGGCAGAGGTGCTCGGCGTGGCGGGCGGCATCGAGGTCCTCGGTGACGATCGGATCGGTGACGAGAGGGAAGTGCCAGGGATCGAGCTCGAGATGGCGCGCGAGGAGGGCCACGCAGGTGCCATGGCCTCGGCATCGGGTCGGGTCGATCACGATCCGAGCGCGGCTAGCCACGGCTCGGCTCCCGGCTCTCGAGCGCGAAGGGGCGCTCGTGGCAGCGCCGGCGCTGGTGGCCGGCCGCATCGGCCGGGGTGATGGCCGTCGCGAGGTGTGCTGCGGCGTCGGGTAGCGCGCAAGCGCCTCGGCGGGCGATCAGCCTCGCCACGGTCGCAAGTTCGGCGGGACGAGCCCCGGCACCGAGTGCACGGGCAAGTTCGGGGAGCCCACGGTCACAGGGTCCGCACTGGCCGGCTCGCTCCTCGCTGAGGTAGCCGACGAGCTCGCTGGTCGCACAGACGACGCAGGTCGCCGATGGGGCGAGCAGCACGGAGCCCGCGCCGAGCGCCAGCTCGTCCGATGAGTCGGCACGGTCGACGAGGACACGTGCCATCGCCCGCTCGTCGGCGACCGAGATGAGCTCGCCGAAGAGACCGCCGACGAGGGCGAGACCCGTGGTGACGCCGACCGCGTCGAGGAGGCTCCGAACGGTCGCCCCTGGGGCGAGTTCGACCACCGTGGGCGTCGAGCCCGGGAGCGCGATCGAGACGATGCGCGTCGAGCGGTCGTGGCCTCGGGTTCCGGCGCTCTGGTGCCAGGAGGTGCCAAAGCGCGCGGCGAGGGCCCACTGCGCGAGCGTCTCGACGTTGGCGACGAGGGTCGGCCTGCTCTTGTAGCCGCGCTCTGCGACGCGTGCGAGCTGGAACCGCGGGAGTGCGGGACGCCCCTCGAGCGCGGCGAGCAGCGCCGTCTCTTGACCGGTGAGATACGAGCGGTCGAGGAGTGCGACGCGGACCGCGTCGCTGCGTTCACGAATGGCTCGCTCGAGGACGTCGGCTGCGGTCGCGTCCTCGACGGCCACGATGGCTTCTCGGGCCTCGAGGAGTCGTGTCGCGAGCCCGAGGCCATCGAGCACGAGGTGCGGCGCATGGGTGAGCAGCGCCTTGTCCTTGCGCGCGCCGGGCTCGCTCTCGGCGCCGTTGGCGACCACGACACGTGGCCCACGCTGGGACGCGACCGCAGCAAGCTTGCGCGCCAGGGGGAAGCCCGCGCCGCCCCTGCCGACGATGTGCTCGGCGGTGGCGAGTGGTGGTCGTGGGGGCAGGGAGCCGTAGATGGCGCGGTGCGCGTCGAGCGAGAGAGGCGGCGCATCGAGCTCAGCGATCGCGAGGTCGTCGCTCACGAGTCGGCTCCAGCCGGCGCTGAGGCGTGCGACGGACCTGGGCGGCGGCGTCATGCGTCGCTGCCTTCGGAGCCATCGGCCTCGGGAGCGCCGATCGAGGGTGCAGCGTTCAGGGCTTCCGATGGCGCGGTGGAGAAGGAGACCTGGCCCGTCGCACCGTTCGCGTCGATGGCGAGCGCCGCGGTGCCTTCCACCGTGGCATGGGGGCAGGCGAGCGAGAAGGAGATCGTCGAGCCCCCGAGCGCGGTGACGCTCCCGTGGCACAGGTTTGGCGCGCTGGGGGTCCCCAAGGTCACCGTGCCACCCGAGACGGCAAAGACGCCCTCGCTCGGCTGTCCGGTGAGCACGACCGTGAGCCGTTCGTTCGTGCCGCCGATGGCGCCCGCGATCGTGAGGTCCGTGGCGCTCGTGGCCTGGGTCTGCGTCACGGTGGCGGTGATGGGCCCGCCGAGGGGCTCGGACGAGCGTGTCACGGCGGCGGTGGTCGCCGTCGTCGGGGCGGTGCCGTCGATGCGCGCAGACCAGCCAGGGCGAAGCGGTCCGCTCCGTGCCCACAGCGCCACGACCCCGGGCACGCCGAGGACCCCCACCATGCCGAGGGTACGGGCAGTATGTGCGAGATCGGGGTCGCGACGGATGCGCAAGACCGCGAGGACGATGACGCCTGCGGTGATGGCACCGTAGACGGCGAGGACCGCGGCGAGCCGCGTGTCGGAACCGGTCCCGAGCCCGTGGACGATGGCGAGCGCGAGCACGAGCCACACGAGCATGTGCGTCCGCTTCCAGAGCGCAAAGCCAAGGTGCTGGCGTGCGAGCGAGGAGGCGATCACGATCAGCAGGCCATCGAAGGCGAGCGTGCCGAACCCGACGAAGGCGCGTCGATAGTGGGAGAGGAACGGGATGACGGCTGCCGTCCAGCCGATCGGCACGAAGCTGTCGGCAAGTGCCGTCAGAATGTGGATCGCGAGCACGACCACCAAGGTGAGCGAGAGCCGTCGATGGAGGTCCGGGCCGAGGAAGCGGGCGACGCCGGAAGGGAGGATTTTGCCCGCCACCGCGATGCCGAGCAGGGCGACCGCACCGAGCATGACGAGCGCGGCGAGACCGCTCACGCGGGTCAGGTACCACAGCAGCGGGGATGTCGTCGCGATCAGCACGCGGCCGCTTCCTCGAGACGTGGTGGCCAGCCGCCAAGGGGGAGGCGTTCGCCGGCATTCGTCACGACGAGCGCCGACAGCTCGTAGCGGCGCCACATGCGGTGCCAGGCGCGTCCAGCGGCGATGATCGCGAGGCTGGCTGCATTGGCCGCCGCGGCGCTCTCGGCGACGACGGTGGCGCGGCGGGCAGCGCCAGGGAGCGTGGAGGCACCGACGATGTGATCGAGACCCCGTGGCGATCGGCGCGTCGCGCGGTCACTCGTCGCGACCGCGCCAGCGGGGATGTGGATCCGCTGGCCGGGCGCGTCGGGCCGCAAAGATCCATCGTCGGTGACGAGGATCGACCAGGGGGCTTCTCCGACGCAGCGGAGGTCGCCACCGAGGTTGACGAGGATGGCACCGGCGGCGTCGGCTGCGAGTTCGAGGGCGATCGCATCGGCGATGGCCGCCTTGGCGAGGCCGCCGAGGTCGATCAGCGTTCCGGGTGGGCGTCGAACCATGTCATCGTCCCGTTCGACGTCGTCCCAGGTCGCGCTGGAGCGACGGCCGAGGCGCGCCACCGGGTGGTCTGGTTCGAGCGCGCTCGGATCGGCGGCGCGCACCGGATCGATGACGCCGCCACTTGCGCGGACCGCCTCGTCGGTGACCTGGAGGAGGTGTGCGAGACGTGCCGACACCCGCACCTCCGGTGTCGGATCGGCGTTCAGCTGCGAGAGCTCGCTGTGGGGATCGTGGAAGCTCGCGACGGCGCCCCACTCGTCCAGGAGCGCACGAAACCTGTCGACGAGGGCGCGATCAGCGGGGTCCGTGCCGACCAGTTCGCAGCGTGTGGTGTAGGCAGGCAGCACGCTCGACCACACGTTAGGAGCCTCCGGTCGGGGTCGGGGTTGCGGCAGAGGGAGCTTGGCTCACCGTGGGAGCGGACGATCCCGACGACGTCGACGGTGAGGAGCTGCCCGACGAGCCCGACGACACGAAGGGTGCCGTCGAGTTCGACGTCGAAGAGGTGTGGGAATGGGTCGTGGCCTTGGTGGTGTGGCCGGGGAACGATCGGATCGCTTCGAAGCCGAGTGCACCGGCCGCGAGGACGAGCGCTGCGACGACCGTGCGGTGGATGCGCTTCGCTTGGGCCATGAGGTCCGTCACGGGTCCTCCTTGGGTCGGGGGAGCGGGGACGACGCCCTCAAGTCAAACGGCGCGATCTGGCGTGGACCTTGAGTCAGGCTCGAAAGCCCCTGAGAAGGGTGGTCCTGCGAAGGGCGTTCAGGACTGGTGGGTCTCCAAGGAGAAGGCGTCCTCGACCGCCTCGCGCAGATGGACGCCGGCGAGGCCAGGAGCGTCGTCGAGCGTTCGATCACCGGCCTCCTCGGCAACCCTCGCGAGAGCCGCGGGATCGGCCGGTTGGCCGATCAGGGCATCGGCGATCTCGCGCGGTGCCTCCATGGGCCAGACGGTGAAGTCCCCCTCGACGGTGGCGTCGATCACGTGGCCCTCGGCGACGACGAGGAGGATCCGCACGAGCCCGCTCGGTGCCTTGGTGCGGCCGACGAGGACGTCGGCACCTTCGCGAATGTGCACCCCGAGGACGCGCCGCCCCCCGCCATCGTTGACCCAGGCGGGATCGACGAGTCGTTCGCGCACCGCGGCGACGTGGCGGCGCTCGTCCTCGCTCAAGGTGCCGAGTTCGAGTGGGCGTCCGAGTGCCTCGGCGAGGATCGGGAGGTAGCGCTCGACGATGGCGTCCTCCGACGGTGCCGATCCGAGCTCGCGCTCCATGGAGGTGACGTAGGTGCGCATCGTGGCGGCGAGCTTGTCGCGGAGCTTCACGGAGTCGACGCGCAGCACGGCGGCGAGGGCGTCGGTGTCGATCGTGCGGATGAACGAACCCACGAGCACCTCGGCGCCCGCGATGCGAGCCGCACCGGTGCCGCCGATCTTGCGGTCGGCGACGTGGATGTCGTTGACCGGGCGATGGCGCGCGTCGATCCCGAAGGCACGCAGCGTCGTCACGAGTGGCGCAATGTAGGCCGCGTAGCGTGCCTCCAGCGAGAGCGGTACGTGGTCTGGGTGCATGATCCACTGGACGAACAGCTGACCAGCGTCGAGGTACACGGCGCCCCCGCCGACCATGCGCCGCGTGATCGGTAGGCCGCGCGCCGCGGCCGCTTCGACGTCGAGTTCTCGTTCGACCGCCTGGTGGTAGCCGACGCACACGTAGGGGTCTCGCGGTGACACCAGGCAGATGGTGTCGGGGTCGTCGGGACCGAGCCTCTCGGCGAGGGCGTGGTAGATCGCCTGGGAGTCGATGGCCTCGAGGCCGGTGGCGACGATGATGCGAACGGGTCGTGTCATGGTCGTAGCTCCGTCATCACGATGACGTCGTGGCCGGCGTCGATCTGTCGATTGGCTTGGTGGGAGATGCGCACGAGTACGGCGACGAGGAGATAGTTCGCGAGCAGCGACGACCCTCCGTAGGCGACGAAGGGGAGCGTGACGCCGGTCAGGGGCAGGAGTCGCACGATCCCTGCCATGATGAAGAAGGTCTGGAGTCCGAGGATGACCGACAGGGCGAAGGCCAGCAGCGACGAGAACTCCGTTCGCGCACGCAGGGCGGTGCGCACGCCGGCGCCGACGAGGAGCACGAAGGCGATCACGAGGGCACTCGTGCCGAGCAGACCCATCTCCTCGCCGAAGGCGGCGAAGATGAAGTCGCTGGTGACGACCGGGATGAGCTGCGGGTGGCCGAGCCCGAGCCCGGTGCCGGCGAGTCCACCGATGCCGAAGGCGTACTGTGCCTGGACGAGCTGGTAGCCGATGGTCTGGGCGTAGCGCCATGGATCGAGCCAGACCACGACGCGCTCGTGCACCTGGGTGAAGAGGGCTCCGGCCAGGACCGCCCCGATGGCGAAGGCCGCGAGGCCGAGGACCAGGTAGCTCCGGTTCGCCGTGCCCACCCAGAGGACGATGACGAAGGTGGAGAAGATCAACAGCGCGAAGCCGACGTCGCGCTCGGCCGCCATGACGACGAGTGCGAGCGCGAACGCGAGTGCGATGGGGCCGAGGCGGCGGATGCCGCCACCACGAAGCCGGCTGAGCATGTCGCGGCGCTCGACGATCCAGGACGCGAGGAACAGAGCGAGCAGGAGCTTGGCGATCTCGACGGGTTGGAAGCTGAAGGGGCCGACGTGGATCCAGAGCCGCGCACCGTTGATGTCGAGCCCGAGCCCGGGTAGCAGCGGCAGGAACAGCAGGGCGATCCCGCCGATCGCGAGGAGGTAGCGGTAGCGATCGAGCGCGTCCGCGTTACGCACGACGGCGAGGGTCACGACGTAGGCGATGACGCTGAGAGCCGTCCAGAGGGCCTGGAGGGTGCCCTCGTGGGGGTCGAGTCGGTTGATCATGACGAACCCGAGCCCATTGAGCAGTCCCACGAGGGGCACCATCGTGGGATCGGCGGCCGGTGCGAGCAGCCGGTTCGCGATGGCGAGGACGAACGGCGCGACCATCACGCTGACGAGTGCGAGGTTGGGGTCCAGGTGTGCCTTCGGGTTCTCGCCCCAGGTCGCGAGCGCCCACGCGAAGACGGTGATGACGTCGGCGGCGAGCACCAGTTCGAGTTCTCGGCGTCGCCGGTCACGAGCCCATGGTGATCGCTCGCGACGGGCGGCGAGCATGGTGCGCATCGGTCCTTGTCCCCCTGGCTGGTGCGAGCGGATTCTAGCGGGCATGACGCTGGCGCAGGTGGTGGCGGACCGGGCGTCGACGCACTACGGCGAGAGGCTAGGTTGGCGGCCAAGGAGGTGCTGGTGGCTGAGGCGCAACGCATGCTGGCCGAGGGCTCCCTGCGCAGTTCGTCTGAGCGCTTCGTGAATCGGGAGTTGTCCTGGGTGGACTTCGCCTCCCGGATCCTCGAACTCGCCGCCGATGCGCGCGAACCGGCGCTCGAGCGCGCCAAGTTCCTCGCCGTGCTCGCACAAGGCATGGACGAGTTCTTCCAGGTGCGCGTGGCCGGCCTCAAGGATCAGCTCCTCGCACAGCATCCGATTCGCTCCCCGGACGGACTCGATGCCAGGGCGCAGCTGCGCGCGATTCGCACGCGGCTCGAGCCGGTCTGGGAGCGCCAGAGCGAGGTCTGGCACGACGGGATCCGACCGGCACTCGCTGCGCTCGGGATCGAGATCGTCGCCGTCGAGGACCTCTCTCCGACGCTCCATCGTCGCCTCCACGAGCGCTTCTTGGAAGAGCTGTTCCCGATCCTCACGCCCTTGTCCGTCGATCCCGCGCATCCCTTTCCCTACATCTCCAACCTGTCGCTCAACCTCGCGGTTCGCGTCCGTGACAGCCAAGGCGGTGAGCTCCGGTTCGCTCGTGTGAAGGTGCCCACGAATGTGCCGCGCCTCTTCCCGCTCGGGGACCTGCGCTACTGCTTGGTCGAGGACGTCATCGCGAGCTTCATCGCCCGCCTGTTCCCGGGCATGATCATCGAGGAAGTCGGCACGTTCCGCGTCACGCGCAACACCGACCTCGTCCTCGAGGAGGGCGAGGCGGACGACCTGCTCGAGCTGGTCGAGACCGAACTGCGACGCCGGCGCTTCGGTCGTGCGGTGCGGCTCGAGGTGTCGTCGCGCATGAGTCGTGAGCTCGTCGACGTGCTCGTCGACGAGCTCGAGCTCCATCCGGATGACGTCTGGGCGACGGACATGCCGATCGACGGTTCGTTCGCATGGGAGATCGTCGCACTGCCCATCGACGAGGGGCGAGGCATCGCCGCCGCGGGTGTGACGCCGTCGATCTTCACCGTGGGCGACGACGGCGCTGGCGCGCTGTTCGGCCGCCTGGCGGCCGGCGAGGTGCTGGTGCACCATCCCTACGAGAGCTTCGCCTCGACGGTGGAGGCGTTCGTGCGTGCAGCGGCGGCCGATCCGGACGTCCTCGCGATCAAGCAGACGCTCTATCGCACCTCGGGTGACTCGGCGATCGTCGAGGCCCTCGTCGAGGCCGCCGAGGCTGGCAAGCAGGTCGTGGTCATCATCGAGGTCAAGGCCCGCTTCGACGAGCTCGCCAACATCGCCTGGGCGCGTCATCTCGAAGAAGCCGGCGTCCACGTGGTCTACGGCGTCGTTGGTCTGAAGACCCACCTCAAGGCCGCGATGGTGGTCCGCCGTGAGGGCGCCCGCCTCGTGCGTTACTGTCACGTCGGCACGGGCAACTA
Proteins encoded in this region:
- a CDS encoding ATP-binding cassette domain-containing protein produces the protein MTSTTTTRQPVLELRHLSLTYGSVVALEDVSLQVYPSEVIGIVGDNGAGKSSLIKTISGVLEPDKGEIWVDGEQRHWRSPREARTAGIETLYQDSGLAPDLSIGSNLFLGRERRRRGLLGRLGFVDQRSMEREALAELQRVGITIEGMGRTVAELSGGQRQAVAIARTITWARHVIILDEPTNHLGARQSLEVLKVIRAARDRGLSVLFISHTLPHVLEVCDRIIVLRLGRVVRDAPTSEFTVESLLAAITGLDDRS
- a CDS encoding ABC transporter permease; translated protein: MSLTRDDDAAPAAVTSRPTTPTLRRIVTNQQFVLVVVLIALILFFGARNTLFFRIGEFTNLLTDFSGLVMIAIAEAFVIIAGGIDLAVGSTAAVTGVIVAGWIQPLVTHGDNLAVILVLGTILCAGLGAVAGAISALLITVFRLVPFVATLITYSAGAGLALVISNGAPVGYDPRAIVWSTSGISLFTWLDIIVIVIAIVLGVVLHFTVYGRYTYAIGSNEFAALAAGIKTRRHVASIYILSGVLAGLTGMFFYIRSGSAAPTTEVSNSANLLAIAAVVIGGASLYGGVGRWWGVILGAALLTVVSDGLIFINVAPTWIQVVVGAIIALAALLQTLRRRSNATGRMTT
- a CDS encoding substrate-binding domain-containing protein, coding for MTRSLRTWRRPAVVGAVLAGASLLAAACGSTSSSSSTTSSSTTASSSGTTIGFVVGAEADPFFQSMYVGAAAEAKALGVKLVWQGDPVDYSPATQIPILQQVLALHPNAIVVAPTDPKALNTYMQEAVKEGIKVLNVDSGSSDQSMITSWVTGDNYQGGETAAQALASAMDYAKNCTASNPCTVAVGVSSLTTTTDAQRVAGFKAEIKAHYPNIQVLNDVVSESEPSVAQSGFAQDISAHHLDGIFAVDGTDAEGASAAVKAAGAEGANVKIVGYDAYATNIQSMEAGGQGSLSAIISQQPTLEGKLIIEYAVDALHHKPVPHLQLIPNILLTPSTPQSILQKYQYVQS
- a CDS encoding LacI family DNA-binding transcriptional regulator, with amino-acid sequence MTTEFTRPTPKARATMKDVAHRAGVSLKTVSRVVNDEPGVTAEVTERVRAAIRELRYEPNLSARSLRRLDRRSSTIAAIFDDLSNPHPARILRMIELAARDRGVSVLAASHEERPDRERQLVAAMWRHGVDGIVVEPAADDHHYLAELQRASVPVIFVDRPPRHLDADAVLIDNRAGARAAVEHLIAHGHRRIAFLGDLSTIATAVDRRLGYLDGLVAGGLVIDPRLAVMDVHSVGEAAERTRELLAGPHPPTAILAGQNLITIGVIYALRAAGLERSVALIGFDDFDLADLLDPPVSVISQEVEQIGALAASLLFARMDDPSLPIQTAYAPWRLVARGSGEIPAPDGR
- a CDS encoding carbohydrate kinase family protein, coding for MPRACLPRRDRASSQLGSPSTSQAVVIGEALFDCLLPGSGSPSFTPGGGPANVARTIARHGVPVTLATGVGDDPLGERLLRFLRDDGVDLGFSWRSRLPTTLALATLDDGVADYRFYLEGTALDDPVGHDRVNDAAHAGDVLVTGGLALALDTLATSVVEVLRACAASLRIVDLNVRPSAVASPERYRERLHEAIAHADIVKASDDDLRWLEPDVTVAEALAHLATSGPAAVIMSQGAGPVLVSVHGRVVELPVAPVRVVDTVGAGDALTGTVAATFAYHGRRTVDDTEFVLAAVRDGIEVARETCTRRGADPPRRSVPTSTWT
- a CDS encoding ferredoxin translates to MASRARIVIDPTRCRGHGTCVALLARHLELDPWHFPLVTDPIVTEDLDAARHAEHLCPELAFHVVIEPARS
- a CDS encoding NADH-ubiquinone oxidoreductase-F iron-sulfur binding region domain-containing protein, translated to MSDDLAIAELDAPPLSLDAHRAIYGSLPPRPPLATAEHIVGRGGAGFPLARKLAAVASQRGPRVVVANGAESEPGARKDKALLTHAPHLVLDGLGLATRLLEAREAIVAVEDATAADVLERAIRERSDAVRVALLDRSYLTGQETALLAALEGRPALPRFQLARVAERGYKSRPTLVANVETLAQWALAARFGTSWHQSAGTRGHDRSTRIVSIALPGSTPTVVELAPGATVRSLLDAVGVTTGLALVGGLFGELISVADERAMARVLVDRADSSDELALGAGSVLLAPSATCVVCATSELVGYLSEERAGQCGPCDRGLPELARALGAGARPAELATVARLIARRGACALPDAAAHLATAITPADAAGHQRRRCHERPFALESREPSRG